TCCAGCTCGTGCTTGATGCCATTGATCACCTTGGCCTGGTGCTTTGTGAGGTTTGGGTCGGcgtccgcggccgtggcctgcGGCGGAGGTCTGGTCGCGGCCACTTGAGGCGGCAAGGGCTGTTGGTGGGCGTGGCGGTgaggttggtggtgatgctgcggctggtggtgctggcggtgcAGGTGctgatgttgatgttgttgtgGGTGCGGGAgctggtggtgcggcggtcgcggtatcggaggggggggcctggccctgggcgcggcgtcgttggGCGTCGGCTTGGACAAgatctcgacggcgatgcgcgtCTTCTTAGCCCTGAAGGCGTCCATGTCGCGATCCgacgcctcgaggccgcgcttTTGTCGCCCGTCGTGAGGGTACAGGGCGGCCGCTGGCACAGGGCGCGCGAGgggtccgccgccagcacctgcggcagcggcagcggcggctgctgcggcgaccACGGCGCTGGCAGGATGGGCATGGTGAGGGAGGCCTTCAGCTCGCCGGTTGGAGCGAGTGACGGAGGCCATTGGCGACGGTGCAGAAGCCTCGCATGGTCTTGTCGCTGCCTCGCGAGATGGCTCCTgcgatggaggcgacgcGTCCCGGACGAGTTTGTCGATggcggacggggggggggatgattGAGGGGGTGCAGATGCGAGTTGTCTAGACTGGCGGTTTCCGTGCGACGCCAGGGCGTTAGGTTGAAGCTATCCAGCGCGTCTGACGGCGGTGCCTGCCGCGAGGGAGCCCCTAAAAGGGCAGCTGGACAGCGCTTGGACAGCGCCAGGACTGCAGtgtgtgttttttttttcctcgCCGCTACAGTGCGCGCGCACCTAGTGTTGCCCGCTCACCCCCCTGGGCCCCCCTCACGCGTACGCCTCAGGTAGCTGGAGTCGGGTGCCTTCTTGAGCTCAATGGGCGgtggcgccagcgtcgcgcgTTCCTGTCAGTTTCTTTTGTTGTGGATCcatgctcctcctctccgcGGGCACAGACATTCACTCCAATTTTGTATGAATTGCAGCTTACCCTGCATCAAGAATGGGCTCACTGTTTGTTTGATGCGGCCTATTGCGTTGGTGAACTGATGTGGACTGAAAATATCGTGTACGAACTGAGTACTTCTTTCACTGTTGTTCGAggcgccgtcttctccgTCACCCTTGGACGGCATCTCACCGGTCATGCACGACGGCATGCTCCGTAAATTGGTGTAACCAGTGTAAGATATTGATGTGACAAGTCATGCAAACCGCCGGGGTATACTCTGTCTGTCCCTCCTCTCACAgacaaacaaacaaaaacGCCGCTCATCATATAGGTACCGcccaggctgctgctcctccctcctcaACTCCGCACGTGCGTCGGTATGCTCTTCAGCTTCTCCACGACCCTGTCCCCGGTgctcgcctccgcccgcgccgcctcctccgcctgcctctcccgctcgaggacgcggcgctccTTCTCGGCGCTCTCGCTCTtgtccttgccctcctcctgcttgcGGCGGAACTCTTCGGGCGCCACCATCTTGTCGCGCCGGCGCACCAGCTTGTCCAAGAAgtccttgcccttgcggCGCGTCTTGACGTACGTCTCCAGCCCGACCAGCACCGTGTACGACTTGGAGATGGACACGTGGCTcatgtcggcgccctcgtccttgagATTGCGCACAAAGGCGCGGAAGttggacgccggcggccggtAGTGCCCGCtcagcggcgacagcgacgacagccgccCGTTCTTGATCTTGATGAGCCCCGCGGCCGAGATGCGGCTGCCCTGCAGGAACGACGAGTGCTGGAAGGCGCCCGAGTCCTTGATGCCCACGTACAGCCGGAACGacgtgtcggcgacgaagatCCACGTGTTCTTGCGCACCGACTTGCGCAGCAGCTTGTTGAAGATGGTCGACGCCGAAATGTGCGTCACCTTCTTGATGCCGTGCGCGTCGTCCGGGTCGGTGTCGGCATACTTGGCCGCGCGGTCGGCTTCACGgcgcgactcggccgacgaAACGGAGCtcgtgtcgctgccgccgccgtcctcgtcgacggggtgCGCCGACGCGTGCGCCGACGGGTTGAAGGCCGGGGTGGTGTCGTCATCGACCGGGACGATGCCGTGGATGCTGTCCCTGTACTGCTCCGTCGTGTCgatgcgcgcgcccgtcTTGGCCCAGCAcaggcggccctcgccgtcgacgcgcacgAGGTAGTACTGCCGCTCCTCGCGCGACAGGTAGCGGACCTGCTCGCGCTCCAGGCGGTCGCGCGGGCACGTGTCGAGCTC
This region of Purpureocillium takamizusanense chromosome 9, complete sequence genomic DNA includes:
- a CDS encoding uncharacterized protein (EggNog:ENOG503NYTZ~COG:Z), producing MSLSADSDHHLYRRERRRSSCSSVVDERPVETVPKTKEYMDSLVPPDKDQFEHIAHVQAEKESEAKRRAREQRRSASLSVSSTGNGPSRDERDAAAARVIQKTFRGYRARREMQGYSLDATTRWVTAIREAQFRQSTKPRARLGASETAGSEVLALEDPVDTRPSSARTNWKKASLVARRAGHDDVDSDTSSDSGDGADMTPEEKAAARRKRERAVAERKQAARMMGLQYFLEMVDSKHRYGSNLRMYHEEWKKSDTNENFFYWLDYGGGKHIELDTCPRDRLEREQVRYLSREERQYYLVRVDGEGRLCWAKTGARIDTTEQYRDSIHGIVPVDDDTTPAFNPSAHASAHPVDEDGGGSDTSSVSSAESRREADRAAKYADTDPDDAHGIKKVTHISASTIFNKLLRKSVRKNTWIFVADTSFRLYVGIKDSGAFQHSSFLQGSRISAAGLIKIKNGRLSSLSPLSGHYRPPASNFRAFVRNLKDEGADMSHVSISKSYTVLVGLETYVKTRRKGKDFLDKLVRRRDKMVAPEEFRRKQEEGKDKSESAEKERRVLERERQAEEAARAEASTGDRVVEKLKSIPTHVRS